TGAGCGGAAATAATTTTCTACTCCTTTAAGCATGGACCCTTCAAAATCGAACTGCTTTACAATGCCATTCAAATCATTAAAACATTTCCAGAAAAGATGACTCATAACACCTGCATTGCCAAACGCATCGTTCTTTCCGCCGATGATGTAATACGCGCTTTGTTTATCCCACGCAACCAATATTCCACCGGCAATCTTTCCTTTGGCATCTTTTGATAACCAGATATCTCCTGCATTATTCTTTTTGCAAGCCTTATAAATTCTTTGAAGCAGTGGTGCATCAAACGGTATGTTCATTCCTTTTCCCTTGAAATTAAGTGCAAGCATTTCATAAAACCCGCTCACATCATCACTTCTTTGAACAATAAAATTATTTTCAGCTTTCTTGATTTCTCTTTTCACCTTATCACTAAACTGCTTTCGCAAAATTTCTAAATCAGAAATATCATCCAGCACATACGTGTAACGTGTTGTTTGGTGGTATCCAGCCCAATAATACGGGAGCCAGTTCTGATA
The genomic region above belongs to Chitinophagaceae bacterium and contains:
- a CDS encoding GNAT family N-acetyltransferase, with protein sequence MEQQLFYHNHPTEHLPLFHQPFWLDAVAPGAWDVVLIEQEGKLVASAPFVWKKSLLGTEIIMPKLTQFLGPNMVMQQGNYRERLEKEMQLHEQILKRFSAHDSFLQRWHFSYQNWLPYYWAGYHQTTRYTYVLDDISDLEILRKQFSDKVKREIKKAENNFIVQRSDDVSGFYEMLALNFKGKGMNIPFDAPLLQRIYKACKKNNAGDIWLSKDAKGKIAGGILVAWDKQSAYYIIGGKNDAFGNAGVMSHLFWKCFNDLNGIVKQFDFEGSMLKGVENYFRSFGAEQKGYFEISKINSAMLSMKAGLRKQFRK